Proteins from a single region of Bradyrhizobium diazoefficiens:
- the fliI gene encoding flagellar protein export ATPase FliI gives MKALAEQIGDIDGVNIYGRVVGVRGLMVEVAGPIHAMSVGARLVIETGANRSIPCEVIGFSGNNAVVMPFAGLDGVRRGCKAVIANAANQVRPSSAWLGRVVNALGEPIDGKGPLPQGASPMPYRNSPPPAHSRKRVGAPLDLGVRAMNTFLTCCRGQRMGIFAGSGVGKSVLLSMLARNVDAAVSVIGLIGERGREVQEFLQDDLGEEGLARSVVVVATSDEPALMRRQAAYLTLAVAEYFRDEGQDVLCLMDSVTRFAMAQREIGLSAGEPPTAKGYTPTVFTELPKLLERAGPGLGEGAITAIFTVLVDGDDHNEPIADAVRGILDGHIVMQRSIAERGRYPAINILKSVSRTMPKSADPQFWPTIQKARAVMATYADMEELIRLGAYRAGSSTEVDEAIRLHEPLEAFLRQRKDENASLADGYRQLAQILGNLETER, from the coding sequence ATGAAGGCTCTTGCGGAACAGATCGGCGATATCGACGGCGTCAATATTTACGGCCGTGTGGTCGGCGTTCGCGGCCTGATGGTCGAGGTGGCCGGACCCATTCATGCGATGTCAGTCGGCGCGCGGCTCGTGATCGAGACCGGCGCCAACCGTTCCATTCCCTGCGAGGTGATCGGTTTCTCCGGCAACAACGCGGTCGTGATGCCGTTCGCTGGCCTCGATGGCGTGCGTCGCGGCTGCAAGGCTGTGATCGCCAATGCCGCCAATCAGGTGCGGCCGTCGTCGGCCTGGCTCGGCCGCGTCGTCAATGCGCTGGGCGAGCCGATCGACGGCAAGGGGCCGTTGCCGCAGGGCGCCTCGCCGATGCCGTATCGCAATTCGCCGCCGCCGGCGCATTCGCGCAAGCGCGTCGGGGCGCCGCTCGATCTCGGCGTGCGTGCGATGAACACCTTCCTCACCTGCTGCCGTGGCCAGCGCATGGGCATCTTCGCAGGCTCCGGCGTCGGCAAGTCGGTGCTGCTGTCGATGCTCGCGCGCAACGTCGATGCCGCGGTCAGTGTCATCGGGCTGATCGGCGAACGCGGCCGCGAGGTGCAGGAATTCTTGCAGGACGACCTCGGCGAGGAGGGCTTGGCGCGCTCCGTCGTGGTGGTCGCGACCTCCGACGAGCCGGCTTTGATGCGGCGGCAGGCGGCCTATCTGACGCTCGCCGTCGCCGAATATTTTCGCGACGAGGGCCAGGACGTTCTCTGCCTGATGGATTCGGTGACGCGCTTCGCCATGGCCCAGCGCGAGATCGGCCTGTCCGCCGGCGAGCCGCCGACCGCCAAAGGTTATACGCCGACCGTCTTCACCGAACTGCCGAAGCTGTTGGAGCGCGCCGGTCCGGGCCTGGGAGAGGGCGCCATCACCGCGATCTTCACGGTGCTGGTCGATGGCGACGATCACAACGAGCCGATCGCGGACGCCGTCCGCGGTATCCTCGACGGCCATATCGTGATGCAGCGTTCGATCGCGGAGCGCGGCCGCTACCCCGCCATCAACATTCTCAAATCGGTTTCGCGCACCATGCCGAAATCGGCCGATCCGCAGTTCTGGCCGACCATCCAGAAGGCGCGGGCGGTGATGGCGACCTACGCCGACATGGAGGAACTGATCCGGCTCGGCGCCTACCGGGCCGGCTCCAGCACCGAGGTCGACGAGGCGATCCGGCTGCACGAGCCGCTGGAGGCCTTCCTGCGCCAGCGCAAGGACGAAAATGCATCACTTGCCGACGGCTACCGCCAGTTGGCGCAAATCCTCGGTAATTTGGAAACGGAACGCTAA
- the fliJ gene encoding flagellar export protein FliJ, which produces MKSRDTLIRLKKFQVDEKRRRVAQIESMIADFQRMSTDLDREIQTEQDRAGINDPAHFAYPTYAKAAIQRRENLTRSADELKGQLEEAKAALGEAFEELKKVELLDERDQARERAEENAREQADLDSIGLMRSRIGAVA; this is translated from the coding sequence ATGAAGTCACGTGATACCCTCATCCGCCTGAAGAAGTTTCAGGTCGACGAGAAGCGCCGCCGGGTCGCCCAGATCGAGTCCATGATCGCCGACTTCCAGCGGATGTCGACGGACCTGGATCGCGAGATCCAGACCGAACAAGACCGTGCCGGGATCAACGATCCCGCACATTTCGCCTATCCGACCTATGCCAAGGCCGCCATCCAGCGCCGCGAGAACCTGACCCGCTCGGCTGACGAGCTGAAGGGCCAGCTCGAGGAGGCCAAGGCCGCGCTCGGCGAGGCTTTCGAGGAGCTGAAGAAGGTCGAGCTCCTGGATGAGCGCGACCAGGCCCGCGAGCGCGCCGAGGAAAACGCCCGCGAGCAGGCCGATCTCGACAGCATCGGCTTGATGCGCTCGCGCATCGGCGCGGTCGCCTGA
- a CDS encoding sigma-70 family RNA polymerase sigma factor, translating into MLTPAELVGLIEAVAQRDQAAFERLYGATRTKLYGVVLRILRRQDLAEEVIQETYVKIWNSAGQFNPALSSPITWMASIARNRAIDIVRKKTEASIEEEPQAMDVAADSPDPLARREMSEELKRLLECIGRLEPDRQRLVLLAYYNGWSREQLAEKFAAPVNTVKTWLRRSMLDIRECLGL; encoded by the coding sequence ATGCTGACGCCAGCAGAGCTGGTCGGGCTGATTGAGGCGGTGGCGCAGCGCGATCAGGCCGCGTTCGAGCGCCTCTACGGTGCGACGCGCACGAAACTCTATGGCGTCGTGCTCCGTATCTTGCGCCGACAGGATCTCGCAGAGGAGGTCATTCAGGAGACCTACGTCAAGATCTGGAACAGCGCCGGCCAGTTCAATCCGGCGCTGTCGTCGCCGATCACGTGGATGGCGTCGATCGCGCGCAACCGCGCCATCGATATCGTGCGCAAGAAAACGGAAGCCTCCATCGAGGAGGAGCCGCAGGCGATGGACGTCGCCGCCGACAGTCCCGATCCCCTGGCGCGCCGCGAGATGTCCGAGGAGTTGAAACGGCTGCTGGAATGTATCGGCCGGCTCGAGCCGGACCGGCAGCGGCTCGTGCTTCTCGCCTATTACAACGGCTGGAGCCGCGAGCAATTGGCAGAGAAATTCGCAGCTCCCGTCAACACCGTGAAGACGTGGCTCCGGCGCAGCATGTTGGATATCCGGGAGTGCCTCGGACTATGA
- a CDS encoding anti-sigma factor, translating into MAYSEDHIALAAEYALGTLDADERAQVETMMAVDSEFAAIVQAWEFRLGGLNQMVGTIEPRPIVWENIRREIAQTVSTPHPSQSPAALSVAPPPPPEFYSSEPSSPDSSTTASSSPEPPSLHVQQPTPSESSSDAIPIFPPQFVPQTHAPDPRVAPVTQVAVVDDTNVIHLESRVKRWRTIASAAGALAAALLVTLSLQIFLPDALPGALRPAPRIQTVEVKTPAAPLSASAQYVALLQGQSGGPAFILTIDGATKNFMVRKVGATPEPGKSFELWLISDKLPRPRSLGVIGAGDFTARPVLAGYDADVVNGATYAVTVEQSGGSPNGQPTSAPVFSGKLIETVPPSQPQAPANK; encoded by the coding sequence ATGGCCTACAGCGAGGACCATATCGCGCTTGCCGCGGAATATGCGCTCGGCACACTCGATGCCGACGAGCGCGCGCAGGTCGAGACCATGATGGCGGTGGACTCCGAGTTCGCCGCCATCGTGCAAGCCTGGGAATTCCGGCTCGGCGGCCTCAACCAGATGGTCGGCACAATCGAGCCGCGACCGATCGTGTGGGAAAATATCAGGCGCGAGATCGCGCAGACTGTATCGACGCCGCATCCGTCCCAAAGCCCCGCGGCGCTGTCTGTAGCGCCGCCACCACCACCAGAGTTCTATTCATCGGAGCCTTCATCGCCCGACTCTTCAACGACAGCGTCTTCGTCGCCGGAGCCTCCGTCGCTGCACGTGCAGCAGCCGACGCCGTCCGAATCCAGCTCCGACGCCATTCCGATTTTCCCACCGCAATTCGTGCCGCAGACCCATGCGCCCGATCCGCGCGTTGCGCCGGTGACGCAGGTGGCTGTCGTCGACGATACCAACGTGATCCATCTCGAGAGCCGCGTGAAGCGCTGGCGCACGATCGCCTCCGCCGCGGGCGCGCTCGCGGCCGCGCTGCTGGTGACGCTGTCGCTTCAGATCTTCCTGCCCGATGCGCTGCCGGGCGCGCTACGGCCCGCACCCCGCATCCAGACGGTCGAGGTCAAGACGCCGGCCGCGCCGCTGTCTGCGTCCGCGCAATATGTCGCGCTGTTGCAGGGCCAGAGCGGCGGCCCCGCCTTTATCCTCACCATCGATGGCGCGACCAAGAACTTCATGGTGCGCAAGGTCGGCGCGACGCCGGAGCCGGGCAAGAGCTTCGAGCTCTGGCTGATCTCCGACAAGCTGCCGCGCCCGCGCTCGCTGGGCGTGATCGGGGCCGGCGACTTCACGGCGCGTCCGGTGCTCGCCGGCTACGATGCCGATGTCGTCAATGGCGCCACCTACGCCGTCACCGTCGAGCAGTCGGGCGGCTCGCCCAACGGCCAGCCGACCTCGGCGCCGGTGTTTTCCGGCAAGCTGATCGAGACCGTGCCGCCGTCCCAGCCGCAGGCGCCTGCGAACAAGTAG
- a CDS encoding AraC family transcriptional regulator codes for MDAAKPPGIFIHQYAGLPDGPAFEHWRDRTLRSCGLEIGPSHGDSVDCRLQISVVDNIALAIPEGASAQYSRTQSGLADGGDDLVLIAAHAGLVTVRQNGHTVELAPAQMVLADMGISGSVGHTDENRFTTIRMPRRALLDINPRAEEKLSQVLSDGAVAETIFRYHALAAHHAPHLDAVGQRLTAQHMVDLVGLLLGTDAEHAALARGRGHAAARLDLMRADVMAALGRNDLCLSEVATRSGLSPRQAQRLFEQAGTTFTEFVLEQRLLLARKLLGDPRARARKISDIAHSSGFSDLSYFNRAFRKRFGATPSELREA; via the coding sequence ATGGATGCAGCCAAGCCGCCGGGCATCTTTATTCACCAATATGCAGGCCTGCCGGACGGGCCCGCGTTCGAGCATTGGCGTGACAGGACTTTGCGGTCCTGCGGCCTCGAGATCGGACCGAGCCATGGCGACAGCGTCGATTGCCGGCTGCAGATCAGCGTGGTCGACAATATCGCGCTGGCCATTCCCGAAGGCGCCTCCGCGCAATATTCGCGCACGCAAAGCGGGCTCGCGGACGGCGGCGACGATCTCGTGTTGATCGCCGCGCATGCCGGCCTCGTCACCGTCCGGCAGAACGGCCATACCGTCGAGCTTGCGCCGGCACAGATGGTGCTGGCCGACATGGGCATCTCCGGCAGCGTCGGTCACACCGACGAGAACCGCTTCACCACCATCCGCATGCCGCGCCGCGCGCTGCTCGACATCAATCCGCGCGCCGAGGAGAAGCTGTCGCAGGTGCTGTCGGACGGCGCGGTCGCCGAGACCATCTTCCGCTATCACGCGCTTGCCGCCCATCACGCGCCGCATCTGGACGCCGTCGGCCAGCGCCTGACCGCCCAGCACATGGTCGATCTCGTCGGCCTGCTGCTCGGCACCGACGCGGAGCACGCCGCGCTCGCGCGCGGTCGCGGCCACGCGGCGGCCCGTCTCGATCTCATGCGCGCCGACGTCATGGCTGCGCTCGGCCGCAACGATCTCTGCCTGTCCGAGGTCGCTACGCGCTCTGGCCTCAGCCCGCGCCAGGCGCAACGGCTGTTCGAGCAGGCCGGCACCACCTTCACCGAATTCGTGCTCGAGCAGCGCCTGTTGCTCGCGCGAAAACTGCTCGGTGATCCCCGCGCGCGAGCGCGCAAGATCAGCGACATCGCCCATTCGTCGGGCTTTTCCGATCTGTCCTATTTCAACCGCGCCTTCCGCAAGCGCTTTGGCGCGACTCCGTCGGAATTGCGCGAGGCGTAA
- the flhA gene encoding flagellar biosynthesis protein FlhA gives MVDVTAGQGVGAAKPGLPSLSEIVTILKRGDIALALGVLTILVVLILPLPAIVLDLFLAISITLSILILMTSLFIQAPLEFSAFPTVLLISTMLRLSLNMASTRLILSHGHEGTDAAGHVIEAFGSFVMGGNFVIGIIVFAILIIVNFVVITKGSGRIAEVAARFHLDAMPGKQMAIDADLSAGLIDEKVAKERRKALEDESGFFGAMDGASKFVRGDAIAGLLIVFINVVGGMIIGVAQQGLSFADAGRSYTLLTVGDGLVTQVPALIVSTAAGLLVSKAGVSGAADKALMKQFSGYPQALAMSSAVMLVLAALPGIPTLPFLALGAGAGALAWSARNRNRATAKAEAAAKAAPAPGTPGAPGAAAAEEPISAALKIDDLKIELGYALLPLVNGPDGTDRLTEQIKALRRSLAIEMGFVMPAVRILDNVQLEANTYIIKIKEVDAGTGKIWPNQFMVMDPGGSQVQVPGIHTTEPTFGLPATWVDASLKEEASLKGYTVVDAATVLSTHLTELLKANMSDLLSYGEVQKLLKELPKEQSELVKDIVPGQVTVSGIQRVLQLLLAERISIRDLSTILEGIADSLAFSRNPATMVEHVRARLARQICAQNTSYAGYLPLIALSARWEQAFAESIVGQGEERSLAMQPSKLSEFMTGVREAFERAAREGEAPVLVTSAAIRPFVRSLVERFRAQTTVLSQAEIHPRARLKTVGSV, from the coding sequence ATGGTCGATGTCACCGCGGGACAGGGTGTAGGCGCCGCAAAGCCCGGCCTCCCCTCCCTCTCCGAGATCGTCACCATCCTCAAGCGCGGCGACATCGCGCTGGCGCTCGGCGTCCTCACCATCCTGGTGGTGCTGATCCTGCCGCTGCCCGCGATCGTGCTGGACCTGTTCCTGGCGATCTCGATCACGCTCTCGATCCTGATCCTGATGACCTCGCTCTTCATCCAGGCGCCACTGGAATTCTCCGCCTTCCCGACCGTCCTCTTGATCTCGACCATGCTGCGGCTGTCGCTCAACATGGCCTCGACCCGGCTGATCCTGTCGCACGGGCACGAGGGCACGGATGCCGCCGGTCACGTCATCGAAGCCTTCGGCAGCTTCGTGATGGGCGGCAATTTCGTCATCGGCATCATCGTCTTCGCCATCCTGATCATCGTCAATTTCGTCGTCATCACCAAGGGTTCGGGCCGTATCGCCGAAGTCGCCGCCCGCTTCCACCTCGACGCCATGCCCGGCAAGCAGATGGCAATCGACGCCGATCTCTCCGCCGGGCTAATCGACGAGAAGGTCGCCAAGGAGCGCCGCAAGGCGCTGGAGGACGAGAGCGGCTTCTTCGGCGCCATGGACGGTGCCTCGAAGTTCGTCCGCGGCGACGCCATTGCCGGCCTGCTCATCGTCTTCATCAACGTCGTCGGCGGCATGATCATCGGCGTGGCGCAGCAGGGCCTGTCCTTTGCCGACGCCGGCCGCAGCTACACGCTGCTGACCGTGGGCGACGGCCTCGTCACCCAGGTGCCGGCGCTGATCGTCTCGACCGCGGCGGGCCTGCTCGTCTCCAAGGCCGGCGTCTCCGGTGCCGCCGACAAGGCGCTGATGAAGCAATTCTCCGGCTATCCTCAGGCGCTGGCGATGTCCTCGGCGGTCATGCTGGTGCTGGCGGCGCTGCCGGGCATTCCGACCCTCCCCTTCCTCGCGCTCGGCGCCGGCGCCGGCGCGCTGGCCTGGTCGGCGCGCAACCGCAACCGTGCGACGGCCAAGGCCGAAGCAGCTGCAAAGGCCGCGCCCGCTCCGGGAACGCCCGGCGCGCCGGGCGCGGCGGCAGCAGAGGAGCCGATCTCCGCGGCACTGAAGATCGACGACCTCAAGATCGAGCTCGGCTATGCGCTGTTGCCGCTGGTCAACGGCCCCGACGGCACCGACCGCCTGACCGAGCAGATCAAGGCTCTGCGCCGCTCGCTCGCGATCGAGATGGGTTTCGTGATGCCGGCGGTACGGATTCTCGACAACGTCCAGCTCGAGGCCAACACCTACATCATCAAGATCAAGGAGGTCGACGCCGGCACCGGCAAGATCTGGCCGAACCAGTTCATGGTCATGGACCCCGGCGGCAGCCAGGTGCAGGTGCCCGGCATCCACACCACCGAGCCGACCTTCGGCCTGCCCGCGACCTGGGTCGACGCCAGCCTCAAGGAGGAAGCCTCGCTCAAGGGCTACACCGTCGTCGACGCCGCGACCGTGCTCTCGACCCACCTCACCGAGCTGCTCAAGGCCAACATGTCGGACCTGCTCTCCTATGGCGAGGTGCAGAAGCTGCTGAAGGAATTGCCGAAGGAGCAGAGCGAGCTGGTCAAGGACATCGTGCCCGGACAGGTCACGGTCTCCGGCATCCAGCGCGTGCTCCAGCTGCTGCTCGCCGAGCGCATCTCGATCCGCGACCTCTCGACCATCCTCGAAGGCATCGCCGATTCGCTGGCCTTCTCGCGCAATCCCGCGACCATGGTCGAACATGTCCGCGCCCGCCTGGCGCGGCAGATCTGCGCCCAGAATACCTCCTACGCCGGCTATCTGCCGCTGATCGCGCTATCGGCGCGATGGGAGCAGGCCTTTGCCGAATCCATCGTCGGCCAGGGCGAGGAGCGCAGTCTCGCGATGCAGCCCTCGAAACTGTCGGAGTTCATGACCGGCGTGCGCGAGGCCTTCGAGCGCGCCGCCCGCGAAGGCGAGGCGCCGGTGCTGGTGACCTCCGCGGCAATTCGTCCCTTTGTCCGCTCCCTGGTCGAGCGGTTCCGGGCTCAGACCACCGTGCTGTCGCAGGCCGAAATCCACCCCAGGGCGAGGCTGAAAACGGTGGGAAGCGTCTGA
- a CDS encoding MFS transporter → MRLLLALLIGSIGAVGMWAVVVVIPVVQTEFAATRGAVSLAFTLMMFGFGLGGVIAGKITDKVGIVPAMAISIAFLGVANTLAGLSTQLWQFVAAYFLIGLGTSATFAPLMAEASHWFERYRGLAVTIVASGNYVAGTIWPPLISAGTERIGWRYTHMGIALVCVVLMTGLVLVLRAQIGDDKVRDHANAPPPRVDLRLSTNTLTALLSIASISCCVAMAMPQVHIVAYCGDLGYGVARGAEMLSLMMGCGIVSRIGSGYLADKIGGIRTLLIGSVAQGFALVFYLFFDSLSSLYLISAMFGLFQGGIVPSYAIIVREAMPASEAATRVGIVIFASVFGMSFGGWVSGLIFDATGSYAAAFVNGVAWNALNIGIVLTLLIRSRIKAAKADPGFAT, encoded by the coding sequence GTGCGACTGCTGCTCGCGCTCCTGATCGGCTCGATCGGCGCCGTCGGCATGTGGGCCGTCGTCGTTGTGATTCCCGTGGTGCAGACCGAGTTCGCCGCCACCCGCGGCGCGGTGTCGCTGGCCTTCACTCTGATGATGTTCGGCTTCGGGCTCGGCGGCGTGATTGCCGGCAAGATCACCGACAAGGTCGGCATCGTGCCGGCGATGGCGATCAGCATTGCCTTCCTTGGGGTTGCCAATACGCTGGCGGGGCTCTCGACCCAGCTCTGGCAATTCGTGGCGGCTTATTTCCTGATCGGCCTTGGCACATCAGCGACTTTCGCGCCGCTGATGGCCGAGGCCTCGCACTGGTTCGAGCGTTATCGCGGCCTCGCCGTGACCATCGTCGCAAGCGGCAACTACGTTGCCGGCACGATATGGCCGCCGCTCATCAGCGCGGGCACGGAGCGGATCGGCTGGCGCTACACGCACATGGGCATCGCGCTGGTTTGTGTGGTCCTGATGACCGGGCTGGTGCTGGTCCTGCGCGCGCAGATAGGCGACGACAAGGTCCGTGATCACGCCAACGCGCCGCCGCCGCGGGTCGACCTCAGGCTCTCGACCAATACGCTTACAGCGCTGCTCTCGATCGCCAGCATTTCCTGCTGCGTCGCCATGGCAATGCCGCAGGTGCATATCGTCGCCTATTGCGGCGATCTCGGTTACGGCGTGGCGCGGGGCGCCGAGATGCTGTCGCTGATGATGGGTTGCGGCATCGTCAGCCGCATCGGCTCGGGCTATCTCGCCGACAAGATCGGCGGCATCCGCACGCTGCTGATTGGATCGGTCGCGCAGGGTTTTGCCCTGGTGTTCTACCTGTTCTTCGATAGCCTCTCCTCGCTCTATCTGATCTCCGCGATGTTCGGCCTGTTCCAGGGCGGCATCGTGCCGAGCTACGCCATCATCGTGCGCGAGGCGATGCCGGCCAGTGAAGCCGCAACCCGCGTCGGCATTGTGATCTTCGCCTCCGTGTTCGGCATGTCCTTCGGCGGCTGGGTCTCCGGCCTCATCTTCGACGCCACCGGCTCCTACGCCGCGGCGTTCGTCAACGGCGTGGCGTGGAACGCCCTCAACATCGGCATCGTCCTGACGCTGCTGATCCGCTCGCGGATCAAGGCGGCAAAGGCAGATCCGGGCTTCGCGACCTGA
- a CDS encoding TetR/AcrR family transcriptional regulator, whose translation MDDHTDQTRKPRADAVRNRERVLEAAKVVFNAGGPEASLEAVAKRAGVGIGTLYRHFPTREDLFEAVYRREVEQLSELAEQLKSAKDPVDALRRWLRSNVEFVATKKGMSAALALTFQSSSELAAFSMDRLTKAIGSLLDRAVAAGAMRADISPEDLLRALVGMCYMHDQPGWQSSVLRMLDVFVDGLSVRPGSRAKPKPRAARAAKNAKRKR comes from the coding sequence ATGGACGACCACACCGACCAGACCCGAAAACCCCGCGCCGATGCCGTGCGCAATCGCGAGCGCGTGCTCGAGGCGGCCAAGGTCGTGTTCAACGCCGGCGGTCCGGAGGCAAGTCTTGAAGCCGTGGCCAAACGTGCCGGCGTCGGCATCGGCACGCTCTATCGGCATTTTCCAACGCGCGAGGATCTGTTCGAGGCGGTTTACCGGCGAGAGGTCGAGCAGCTCAGCGAGCTCGCCGAGCAATTGAAGAGCGCGAAGGATCCGGTCGATGCGCTGCGGCGCTGGCTGCGTTCCAATGTCGAATTCGTTGCGACAAAGAAAGGCATGTCGGCCGCACTCGCGTTGACGTTCCAGAGCTCGTCGGAGCTCGCAGCCTTCTCGATGGACCGGCTGACCAAAGCGATCGGCTCGCTGCTCGATCGCGCAGTCGCCGCGGGCGCGATGCGCGCCGATATCAGCCCGGAGGATCTGCTGCGTGCGCTTGTCGGCATGTGCTACATGCACGACCAGCCCGGTTGGCAGTCCTCAGTGCTGAGGATGCTTGATGTGTTCGTCGACGGCCTGTCTGTGCGGCCCGGCTCCAGAGCCAAGCCAAAGCCACGCGCGGCACGCGCGGCAAAAAATGCTAAGCGGAAGCGATAG
- a CDS encoding 2Fe-2S iron-sulfur cluster-binding protein: MNHSISLTVNGARRDFVLDDPRVTLLDLLRERLHLTGTKKGCDRGQCGACTILVDGKRINSCLALAISHDGADILTIEGVAHGDQLHPVQAAFIAHDGFQCGFCTPGQIMSTIGMMQEAQAGSDPERIRECMSGNLCRCGAYAGIVDAVLEAQAGMDESTQRRSA; this comes from the coding sequence ATGAACCACTCCATCAGCCTCACCGTGAACGGTGCGCGGCGCGACTTCGTCCTCGACGATCCCCGCGTCACGCTGCTCGATCTCTTGCGTGAGCGCCTCCATCTCACCGGAACCAAGAAGGGATGCGACCGTGGCCAGTGCGGCGCCTGCACCATTCTCGTCGACGGCAAGCGCATCAACTCCTGCCTTGCACTCGCCATCAGCCATGATGGAGCCGATATCCTCACCATCGAAGGCGTTGCGCACGGCGATCAGCTTCATCCCGTCCAGGCCGCGTTCATCGCCCACGACGGATTCCAGTGTGGCTTCTGCACGCCCGGCCAGATCATGAGCACCATCGGCATGATGCAAGAGGCACAGGCCGGCAGCGATCCCGAACGCATCCGCGAATGCATGAGCGGCAATCTCTGCCGTTGCGGCGCCTATGCCGGCATCGTCGACGCCGTGCTCGAGGCGCAGGCCGGTATGGACGAATCCACTCAGAGGCGCTCCGCATGA
- a CDS encoding xanthine dehydrogenase family protein subunit M, producing the protein MKQFDYVRPATVTEAVAAAAQPGATYLAAGTNLLDLMKGGISRPDRLVDVTHLDGLDRIEHLDDGSLRIGALVGNADLAHDANFAKAYPAVAEALLSGASAQLRNAATVGGNLLQRTRCAYFYDTASRCNKREAGSGCDARDGENRTHAVLGWSESCIATHPSDFCVPLVALDAIIEIEGTGGRREIALDELHRLPGNTPERESALEPGDLIVAVRLPPAARGFAAYARYLKVRERTSYAFAIVSAAAALRIENGKIAEARLALGGVAAKPWRARAAEDALRGVAPTADAFQEAAWRALTDAKPSGDNAYKVELARRIVVRALTLAAAGTPARMPALPASPFASTSGAIHA; encoded by the coding sequence ATGAAACAGTTTGATTATGTCAGGCCGGCCACGGTCACTGAAGCCGTTGCCGCTGCCGCCCAGCCGGGCGCGACCTATCTTGCCGCCGGCACCAACCTGCTCGATCTGATGAAGGGCGGTATCAGCCGTCCGGATCGGCTGGTTGATGTCACGCATCTCGACGGACTCGACCGGATCGAGCATCTCGATGACGGCTCGTTGCGCATCGGCGCGCTCGTCGGCAACGCCGATCTTGCGCATGACGCAAACTTCGCGAAAGCGTATCCGGCGGTCGCCGAAGCGCTGCTCTCCGGCGCGTCGGCGCAACTGCGCAATGCCGCCACGGTGGGCGGCAATCTGCTGCAGCGGACGCGTTGCGCGTATTTTTACGATACCGCCAGCCGCTGCAACAAGCGCGAGGCGGGCAGCGGCTGCGACGCGCGCGACGGCGAGAACCGCACCCACGCCGTGCTCGGCTGGAGCGAGAGCTGCATCGCCACGCATCCGTCCGACTTCTGCGTGCCGCTCGTTGCGCTCGACGCTATTATCGAGATCGAGGGCACGGGCGGCCGTCGCGAGATCGCGCTCGACGAACTGCATCGCTTGCCGGGCAATACGCCGGAGCGTGAATCCGCCCTCGAGCCCGGCGACCTGATCGTCGCGGTGCGTCTGCCGCCTGCAGCGCGCGGATTTGCGGCGTATGCTCGCTATCTCAAGGTCCGCGAACGTACGTCCTACGCGTTCGCCATCGTCTCGGCCGCGGCAGCGCTGCGGATCGAGAACGGCAAGATCGCGGAAGCTCGGCTTGCGCTCGGCGGCGTCGCCGCAAAGCCCTGGCGCGCCCGCGCCGCGGAAGACGCGCTCAGAGGTGTCGCGCCGACGGCAGATGCCTTCCAGGAAGCCGCTTGGCGTGCGCTCACCGACGCCAAACCGTCCGGTGACAACGCCTACAAGGTCGAGCTCGCGCGCCGCATCGTCGTGCGCGCGCTGACCCTCGCTGCCGCAGGTACGCCGGCGCGCATGCCGGCGCTGCCGGCTTCTCCTTTTGCCTCGACGTCCGGAGCCATCCATGCCTGA